One region of Oryza glaberrima chromosome 7, OglaRS2, whole genome shotgun sequence genomic DNA includes:
- the LOC127778338 gene encoding GDSL esterase/lipase At4g10955-like has translation MASSRDVDTADRFDISGPVHMMAKVGVSSSSMVIDWDNEEHRRCVAACLVKGVYTMENDSNRRRVHTNALAPAWWESFGFRLLRVIKDDSNNNDQFIIGVVYEHVLPALPASKPSRHPLAPHYVVAFRGTIISHPKAIMDLYLDLKVMVNTLPESKRSHLANKEVQNLVATIDKGTGSGCGGHGDGGSCIVWLMGHSLGASLALDVGRAMMAEKGYNLPTFLFNPPQVSLAPAIDVLLPTKKARRSIHAASSFLKARMGKVLKPHKERMEKLFEQLSPWAPELYVHERDLICKGYISYFEQREQVKERFRGVGKSAMALSYRDMLFAAFGKEKERPHLLPTARLWKNSSMDGDAHDLQQWWRPDRELALSAKRYNYP, from the exons ATGGCCTCATCAAGAGACGTCGACACCGCCGACCGCTTCGACATCTCCGGCCCGGTGCATATGATGGCGAAAGTAGGCGTCAGTTCCTCTTCAATGGTGATTGACTG GGACAATGAGGAACACCGCCGGTGCGTCGCTGCCTGTCTTGTGAAAGGCGTCTATACCATGGAGAACGACAGTAACAGGCGCAGGGTGCATACCAACGCTCTCGCGCCGGCTTGGTGGGAGAGCTTTGGCTTCCGCCTCCTCCGAGTGATCAAGGACGACTCCAACAACAACGACCAGTTCATCATCGGCGTGGTATACGAGCATGTGCTGCCGGCTCTGCCTGCCAGCAAGCCCAGCCGCCACCCGTTGGCTCCTCACTACGTTGTCGCCTTCCGTGGCACCATAATATCGCATCCCAAGGCGATCATGGATCTCTACCTCGACCTCAAGGTCATGGTGAACACCCTGCCGGAGTCCAAACGCTCCCACCTGGCAAACAAGGAGGTTCAAAACCTCGTCGCCACCATCGACAAGGGCACGGGATCAGGCTGTGGTGGTCATGGCGATGGTGGTAGTTGCATCGTCTGGCTTATGGGACACTCACTCGGCGCTTCTCTGGCGCTGGACGTGGGGCGGGCCATGATGGCGGAGAAAGGTTACAATCTCCCGACCTTCCTCTTCAATCCGCCACAGGTATCGCTGGCACCGGCGATAGACGTGCTTCTCCCGACGAAGAAAGCGAGGAGGTCCATACATGCAGCCAGCTCCTTCCTGAAGGCAAGAATGGGCAAGGTCCTGAAGCCCCACAAGGAGCGCATGGAGAAGCTATTCGAGCAACTGTCGCCGTGGGCACCGGAGCTGTACGTGCATGAGAGGGATCTCATCTGCAAGGGCTACATCAGCTACTTTGAGCAACGGGAGCAGGTGAAGGAGCGGTTCCGTGGCGTAGGCAAGTCGGCGATGGCGTTGTCGTACCGTGACATGTTGTTTGCTGCGTTCGGGAAGGAGAAGGAGCGACCGCACCTCCTGCCAACGGCGAGACTCTGGAAGAACTCGAGCATGGACGGTGACGCACATGATCTCCAGCAGTGGTGGAGGCCGGATCGTGAGCTGGCCTTGAGCGCCAAGCGATACAACTATCCTTGA
- the LOC127780268 gene encoding GDSL esterase/lipase At4g10955-like produces MASSRDFDHADCFDNSGPVHMMAKNGAGSPRTVVDWGKEEHRRCVAACLVKGVYIIENDSTRRRVHTNALAPPWWENFGFNLLDVIRDDSDHDDQFIIGAIYEHVPPLGEPAHPLSPHYVVAFRGTMISHPKALIDLYLDAKIMVNTLKESKRSRLANTAVKKLVATIDKGMGGACGHGTAGSCIVWLAGHSLGASLALDVGRAMMVEQGYNLPTFLFNPPQVSPTPAIDVLLPIKKAQKAKRDIYAVSYFVKAGLGKVLNPHKERMENLFKRLSPWAPELYMHERDVICKGYIDYFEQRQQVQERFRAVATSAMTLSYRDMFFSMFGMEKEQPHLLPSARLWKSTSKDEDAHALQQWWKPMGEQSLSVRRYSYPL; encoded by the exons ATGGCTTCATCAAGGGACTTTGATCACGCTGACTGCTTCGACAACTCCGGCCCAGTGCATATGATGGCGAAGAACGGCGCCGGTTCTCCTCGAACGGTGGTTGACtg GGGCAAGGAGGAGCACCGCCGTTGTGTCGCTGCCTGCCTTGTCAAAGGTGTCTACATCATAGAGAATGACAGTACTAGGCGCAGGGTGCACACCAATGCGCTTGCGCCACCGTGGTGGGAGAACTTCGGGTTTAACCTCCTCGATGTCATTCGAGATGACTCCGATCATGATGACCAATTCATTATTGGCGCAATATACGAGCATGTGCCACCTCTTGGCGAGCCCGCTCATCCTCTGTCTCCTCACTATGTGGTCGCCTTTCGTGGCACCATGATATCACACCCCAAGGCGCTCATTGATCTGTACCTCGACGCCAAGATCATGGTGAACACCCTCAAAGAGTCCAAGCGATCCCGCCTAGCAAACACCGCGGTTAAAAAACTTGTTGCTACCATAGACAAGGGCATGGGAGGCGCCTGTGGCCATGGCACTGCAGGTAGCTGCATTGTTTGGCTCGCGGGACACTCGCTTGGTGCTTCCCTTGCGCTGGATGTGGGGCGTGCCATGATGGTGGAGCAAGGCTACAACCTCCCGACCTTCCTCTTCAATCCGCCACAAGTGTCACCGACTCCAGCGATCGATGTGCTGCTACCGATAAAGAAGGCACAAAAGGCAAAGAGGGACATATATGCCGTGAGCTATTTCGTGAAGGCAGGGTTGGGCAAGGTCTTGAATCCCCACAAGGAGCGCATGGAGAACCTCTTCAAGCGGCTATCACCATGGGCACCGGAACTATACATGCACGAGAGGGATGTCATTTGCAAGGGTTACATCGACTACTTCGAGCAACGGCAGCAGGTGCAGGAGCGCTTCCGTGCAGTCGCTACGTCAGCAATGACGTTGTCGTACCGCGACATGTTCTTTTCCATGTTCGGAATGGAGAAGGAGCAACCGCACCTTCTACCATCGGCGAGGCTGTGGAAGAGCACTAGCAAGGACGAGGACGCACACGCTCTACAGCAATGGTGGAAGCCGATGGGTGAGCAGAGTCTGAGTGTTAGGCGGTATAGCTATCCTTTGTGA